In Mycolicibacter virginiensis, the DNA window CGTGGGTCAGCGCTGGTGTCTTTGCGGCGGCGGTCGGGATTGCGGCCGCGCAGCTGGGAGAGACGCTGCTGGGTGCGCCGGGCCGCGGCGCGGGCGCCAAGCTGGCGGAAGGTGCCCAGCGCGGCCTCAACGGCGTCGATATCGCCGCTAAGTTGAGCGATGGCGGCATCGTAGGGACAGTCTCGAAGCATCCACTCCTTCGTGGCCGCGCACCAATCTCCATTGATCTCACGTTCATAGGGCGTGGCAGCGATGACGTCAATACCGGATCGGCCACCGGCTAAATGGGCCCAGCGCCGCAGGGAACCTCCGAGCCACGTGTACGCCGTGCCGGACACCGTGAGAACCTCGGCCGCGCATTGGCGGACCGCCTCGTCGTCGTCGGCCAGCCAGGCAGCCTCGGCACGTGCGGCGCAGACAGGTAGGCGCAGCAGGCTGCCCGTCGCAGCATCAAGGGCTTCGTCGAGCAGCGGCCACACGGGTTCCTCGCCACGGCGTGCCCGGATCAAGGCGACCGTGATCAACGGCGCGATCCGGTGTTGGGGCGCCAGTTCGGGCTGGGTCAGGATCTGCTCGGCCGCCAGCGCAGCAGACGTCCAGTCGCCGCCGGCCAGGTCGGTCAGCGCCTGCAGCCCCGCCACCAAGGTCTGGAACATGCCAAGTTCGCGGGTGCCGAGGTAGGCGGCGACTTCGGCGAGGTAACGCTGGGCGCGACCGAATTCGCCGCGCACGACAGCGAAGGTACCGAGGAGCACGCCCAGAATTCCGCTGTGCTCCTCGATCCCAGGGGCCGCGGCCGCTTCTCGCCACACCTCCTCGAACTCGTCCCAGCCGGTGTCGCTGCAGAACACTGTGGTTAGTGCTGCATATCCGCGGGCGTGGATCACCACGGCAGGGTCACCGAAGTGGGCGCCGAGGGCCTTCGCGCGGGCCGCATATCGGGCACAAGCGGGGTCTAAGGCAAGTGCGGCGATGTGCGCCATGTTGATCAGTGACCAAGCCAACTGGGGGGACGGTTCGAGGTCTTCGAGCAGCCGCAACGACGCGTGCGCTGCTGCCGAGGCTTCGGCGGGGCGTCCCAGCAGCTGCAGGACGTGCGATAGCCGGCGCAGATCTTCCGCCTCCTGGTGAAGATTCCCCAGCTGCTGGCGGAGCGCGATCGCCTGTCGCCATGACGACATCGCCGATTCGGCCTGGCCGCTCAGATAACTGCTGAATGCGTGCTGTTCGAGCCATACCGCCCTTTGCTCGTCGGGGATGGTGTCGACATGGCGCAGCACCAAGGCATACATGTCGGCGGCTTGCCGATGGGCGCCGAATCCTGCAGCGCGCGCGGCGGCCACCGGGCCGTAGTCGATGACCGCATCGGTGTCGCCGGCCTGTTCGGCATGAAAAGTCAACGCCGCCAGCGTGTCCGGGTCAACCGGTGGTTCCGCCAAAGCGGTCAGCGCTCGCTTGTGCAGCACCCGCCGTTGATAGGCGGGGATCTGTTCGACGATGGAACGGCGGGTCAGTTCATGGCGGAATCCCACCGCGTCGGCGTTGGCTACCAGCACCCCGGCGGCGAGGCATTCGTTCAGGGTGCCTGCGGCGCCCGGCGACACCACTTCGAGCAGGGCGGGGTGCACCCGCGGGCCGCAGATCGCTGCCGCCTGTGCGGTTTCGCGCGCAGCGGCCGACAGCCGTGCGAGTCGGCCCCGCACCGCCTCGGAAATGCTGCACGGCAGGTCGCCATCGCCCAGCGCATCAGGCCCGGCGGCCAACATCTCCGTGACGAAAAACGAGTTCCCGTCGGTAAGCCCGTACAACGCTTGGGCGTTGATGCCGCTGCCGGCGGCCAGCGCGGCGACCGCCGCGGGGGTGAGCGGGTCCAACGCCAAGCGCGTCACGGCCGCCCAGGTCGCCACATCGCCTAACAACACGGCGAGCGGATGGGTTGGGCCGATCTGGTCGTCACGGTAGGAAGCCAGCAACATCACCGGCAGTGTGTCGATTCGCCGTGCCACATGGCGCAGCAGATCCAGGGCGGCGCCGTCGGCCCAGTGCAGGTCCTCGATCACCCACACCGAAGGGGTTCCGTCGCCGACGATGCCGACCAGCCGGGCATACATCGCCTCGGTGTCTCCGGCATCGATGGCGCCGCGTATCGAGGCGGCTTGACTCGCGGGAAGGTAGGCGAGCATGTCGATGATCGGGCCCAGCGGCCGCGGGGTGGCAAGACCGTCGCACCAGCCCCGCAGCACTCGGGTGCCCGGATCGAGTGTGGCGAGAAACTGGGCTATCACCGTGGTCTTGCCCGCGCCGGATTCGCCACGCAGCAAAACCAGCTGCCCGTGCCCTCGGGCGGCGGTCCGATAGCAGCGATGAAGGTTGGTCAGCGTCGTGTCGCGTTCGAGCAGACGGCTCACCACGGCCAACCCCCCTCCCGCGTCGGGTCCGAGGCCGCGCATCCCGGAGCAAATATCAGGTAATTACCTGATGCGCCGTGGTTGGGCCGCCCAGCACACTCCCAAATGAGCGTGGCGGGCGGTCTGCCACGGACGTCAGCACACGGCCATCTGATCAGGATGCGGAATAAAGCCTAGCCCGCCAGCCGCCGCCCGCGCCCACCAAATAGCACGAAACCAGGCACGTGACCACCCACAACAAAGGAGTACCGGTGAAGCGTTCACTAACGGTTGCCGCGGCAGCGGCAGCAATCGCGGTCGTAGGTCTGTCTGGGTGCTCCAGCGACAAGAAGTCGGAATCCGCCCACGCATCCTCCTCGAGCGCCGCGAGCTCCTCGAGCGGATCCAGTGCGTCGGTCAACGTTGGGGGCGCAGCAGCAACCACGAAGGTCACCATCGACGGCCAAGACCAGAACGTCACCGGCACCACCGTGTGCACGACGATGGCCGGCGACGTCAACATCGCGATCGGCGGAGCGGCCACCGGGATCGCCGCGGTGCTCACCGACGCCAACCCTCCGGAGGTGAAGTCGGTCGGGCTGGGCAACGTCAACGGTGTGACGCTGGCATACACCGCGGGTACGGGTCAGGGCGATGCCAAGGCGACCAAGGACGGCAACGAATACAAGATCAGCGGCACCGCGACCGGGATCGACACGGCCAACCCGATGCAGCCGGTGAACAAGCCCTTCGAAATCGATGTGACGTGTTCCTAGTCCGGTCCGTCGTGTTGTAACCCCGTGGCGTCGGTCGGGGCGTGTTCAATGATGGACACGAACCGTCCAGCTAGGGGCACCAATGTCAACGCCGGCGCTCAGCATGTCACGGCAGATGCTGCGGCGTCGGCCGGTGAACGGTGCACCGATCCCCGCCGGGAGCACGAACCACCTGCGACGTAGGCTCGGCGGCTTCCGGCTCACCATGTTCGGCGTCGGCTCGACGGTCGGCACGGGGATCTTCTTTGTCTTCCCGGTGGCGGTGCCGCAAGCGGGCCCGGCAGTGATCGTTGCGTTCATCATCGCCGGAGCCGCAGCGGGCCTGGCCGCGATCTGCTACGCGGAATTAGCTTCGGCGGTGCCAATTTCGGGATCGGCATACTCGTACTCCTATGCCACCCTCGGTGAATTCATGGCCGTGGTTGTCGGGGCATGCCTGCTGCTCGAATACGGGGTGTCCACCGCCGCGGTGTCAGTTGGGTGGAGTCAGTACCTGAACAAAATGTTGCTCAATGTCTTCGGATTCTCGGTACCGCAGGCTATTTCGTCGGCACCATGGGATTCCGAAGGTGGTTTCGTCAACCTGCCAGCCATCGTCTTGGTGGCAATTTGTGCGGCTCTGTTGATCGGCGGCACCAGTGAATCGGCCAAGGTCAATGCCGTAATGGTGGTGATCAAGCTCGGTGTGCTGCTGATGTTCGCGGTGATCGCATCAACGGCGTTCAGGGCGAACCACTTCGCTGACTTCGCTCCTTTTGGATTCTCGGGAATCAGTTGGGCAGCGGGCACGATCTTCTTCTCCTACGTCGGTCTAGACGCGGTATCCACCGCCGGTGAAGAGGCCAAAGATCCCCAGCACACGATCCCGCGGGCAATCATCGCGGCACTGCTGATCGTGACCGGTGTCTATGTGATTGTCGCGGTGGCCGCGATGGGCAGCCAGCCGTGGCAGGACTTCGAGGGGCAAAGCGCGGGCCTGGCCGTGATCGTGGACCACATCACCGGAAACCGCCTAGGCAGCACCGTCTTGGCCGCGGGCGCGGTGATCTCGATCTTCTCTGTCACCTTGGTCACGATGTACTGCCAGACCCGCATCCTTTTCGCGATGGGTCGCGACGGCCTGCTGCCGGCAACGTTCGCCAAGGTCAACCCGCGCACCCGGACACCGGCAACCAACACCATGATCGTCGCGGTCGTGGCGGCAGCCCTCGCCGGTCTGGTGCCGCTTCAGCGTCTGGCCGAAACGGTCTCCATCGGGGCCTTGACCGCTTTCATTGTCGTGTCCGTCGCGGTGGTCGTGCTCCGGGTCCGGGAACCGGATCTGCCCCGCGGATTCAAGGTGCCCGGCTATCCGATCACACCAATCTTGTCGGTGGTGGTGTGCGGATGGATCATGTGCAGCCTGCACCGGTACACCTGGATCGTGTTCACCGGCTGGATAGCGGTCGCGTTGATCTTCTACCTGGTGTGGGGTCGCCGTCACAGCGCACTCAACGGTGGTTAGAACGCAAGCACAGCACGACGTGGCTCAGGTGAGGTCGTAGCTGACCCGCCGGCCCAACGAAAGTTGCTGAACGACCGTCACTGAAACCAGGACGGCGAACAGCACCAGCGCCATCACCGCGGCCCGGCCGATCGCGGCCGCCCCGAATGCCTCGTCGTAGATGCGGTGGGCGATCAGATCGGTGC includes these proteins:
- a CDS encoding helix-turn-helix transcriptional regulator, giving the protein MSRLLERDTTLTNLHRCYRTAARGHGQLVLLRGESGAGKTTVIAQFLATLDPGTRVLRGWCDGLATPRPLGPIIDMLAYLPASQAASIRGAIDAGDTEAMYARLVGIVGDGTPSVWVIEDLHWADGAALDLLRHVARRIDTLPVMLLASYRDDQIGPTHPLAVLLGDVATWAAVTRLALDPLTPAAVAALAAGSGINAQALYGLTDGNSFFVTEMLAAGPDALGDGDLPCSISEAVRGRLARLSAAARETAQAAAICGPRVHPALLEVVSPGAAGTLNECLAAGVLVANADAVGFRHELTRRSIVEQIPAYQRRVLHKRALTALAEPPVDPDTLAALTFHAEQAGDTDAVIDYGPVAAARAAGFGAHRQAADMYALVLRHVDTIPDEQRAVWLEQHAFSSYLSGQAESAMSSWRQAIALRQQLGNLHQEAEDLRRLSHVLQLLGRPAEASAAAHASLRLLEDLEPSPQLAWSLINMAHIAALALDPACARYAARAKALGAHFGDPAVVIHARGYAALTTVFCSDTGWDEFEEVWREAAAAPGIEEHSGILGVLLGTFAVVRGEFGRAQRYLAEVAAYLGTRELGMFQTLVAGLQALTDLAGGDWTSAALAAEQILTQPELAPQHRIAPLITVALIRARRGEEPVWPLLDEALDAATGSLLRLPVCAARAEAAWLADDDEAVRQCAAEVLTVSGTAYTWLGGSLRRWAHLAGGRSGIDVIAATPYEREINGDWCAATKEWMLRDCPYDAAIAQLSGDIDAVEAALGTFRQLGARAAARRTQQRLSQLRGRNPDRRRKDTSADPRGLTRRQRDVLELLAAGRSDAEIATALYISTKTANTHVCAIMAKLGVHNRTQAAAYAYRQPQ
- a CDS encoding lipoprotein LpqH, producing the protein MKRSLTVAAAAAAIAVVGLSGCSSDKKSESAHASSSSAASSSSGSSASVNVGGAAATTKVTIDGQDQNVTGTTVCTTMAGDVNIAIGGAATGIAAVLTDANPPEVKSVGLGNVNGVTLAYTAGTGQGDAKATKDGNEYKISGTATGIDTANPMQPVNKPFEIDVTCS
- a CDS encoding amino acid permease; protein product: MSTPALSMSRQMLRRRPVNGAPIPAGSTNHLRRRLGGFRLTMFGVGSTVGTGIFFVFPVAVPQAGPAVIVAFIIAGAAAGLAAICYAELASAVPISGSAYSYSYATLGEFMAVVVGACLLLEYGVSTAAVSVGWSQYLNKMLLNVFGFSVPQAISSAPWDSEGGFVNLPAIVLVAICAALLIGGTSESAKVNAVMVVIKLGVLLMFAVIASTAFRANHFADFAPFGFSGISWAAGTIFFSYVGLDAVSTAGEEAKDPQHTIPRAIIAALLIVTGVYVIVAVAAMGSQPWQDFEGQSAGLAVIVDHITGNRLGSTVLAAGAVISIFSVTLVTMYCQTRILFAMGRDGLLPATFAKVNPRTRTPATNTMIVAVVAAALAGLVPLQRLAETVSIGALTAFIVVSVAVVVLRVREPDLPRGFKVPGYPITPILSVVVCGWIMCSLHRYTWIVFTGWIAVALIFYLVWGRRHSALNGG